In Pseudomonas sp. MYb327, one DNA window encodes the following:
- a CDS encoding LLM class flavin-dependent oxidoreductase, translated as MAREIRLNAFDMNCVGHQSPGLWAHPRDRSWQYKDLEYWTDLAKVLERGKFDGLFIADVLGIYDVYNGNGDAAIRQAAQVPVNDPLQLIPPMALVTEHLGFGLTASLSFEHPYPFARRLSTLDHLTKGRAGWNIVTSYLESGAKNLGQKTQTEHDARYDFAEEYLEVCYKLWEGSWEEGAILRDRERRIFSDPSKIHEIRHVGKHFQVPGIHLCEPSPQRTPVLYQAGASSRGKQFAAEHAECVFVAAPSKVLLKKTVADIRRRAAQAGRDPSKILIFNLQTVILGETDAKAKAKFEEYKTWVSYEGAMALISGWTGIDFSQFKPDEPLKHVHTNAIQSAVEAFSTADPNKVWTPNELADWVGIGGFGPLFVGSPETVADLLQEWVEETDVDGFNLAYALTHETFIDAVELLVPELQNRGVYKTEYAPGTLREKLFGEGPRLPDIHPGSGYRDLAALRQQERKVVTA; from the coding sequence ATGGCCCGTGAAATTCGTCTGAACGCTTTTGACATGAACTGCGTCGGCCACCAGTCGCCGGGACTGTGGGCGCACCCGCGGGATCGTTCGTGGCAGTACAAGGATTTGGAGTATTGGACCGACCTGGCCAAAGTTCTGGAACGGGGCAAGTTCGACGGTTTGTTCATTGCCGATGTGCTGGGCATTTATGACGTCTACAACGGCAATGGCGACGCGGCGATCCGTCAGGCCGCGCAAGTGCCGGTCAACGACCCGCTGCAACTGATCCCGCCGATGGCGCTGGTGACTGAGCACTTGGGTTTCGGCCTGACCGCGTCGCTGTCGTTCGAGCATCCATATCCGTTCGCCCGACGTCTGTCGACCCTCGATCACCTGACCAAGGGCCGCGCCGGTTGGAACATTGTCACTTCCTACCTGGAGAGCGGCGCGAAGAACCTCGGGCAGAAAACCCAGACCGAGCACGACGCCCGCTACGACTTCGCCGAGGAGTACCTGGAGGTTTGTTACAAGCTGTGGGAAGGCAGCTGGGAAGAGGGTGCGATTCTGCGGGATCGTGAGCGGCGGATTTTCAGCGACCCGAGCAAAATCCATGAGATCCGGCATGTCGGCAAACACTTCCAGGTACCTGGGATTCATCTCTGCGAGCCTTCGCCGCAGCGCACCCCGGTTTTGTACCAGGCCGGTGCATCGAGTCGCGGCAAGCAGTTTGCCGCCGAGCATGCCGAATGCGTCTTCGTCGCCGCACCGTCGAAAGTGCTGCTGAAGAAAACCGTGGCTGATATCCGCCGGCGTGCGGCACAGGCGGGGCGTGATCCGTCGAAGATCCTCATTTTTAACTTGCAGACGGTGATCCTCGGCGAGACCGATGCCAAGGCCAAAGCCAAATTCGAAGAATACAAAACCTGGGTCAGTTACGAAGGCGCAATGGCATTGATTTCGGGCTGGACCGGTATCGATTTCAGTCAGTTCAAACCGGATGAACCACTCAAGCATGTGCACACCAACGCCATTCAATCGGCGGTGGAAGCGTTCTCCACCGCCGATCCGAACAAGGTCTGGACCCCGAATGAGCTGGCGGATTGGGTGGGCATCGGCGGGTTTGGACCGCTGTTTGTCGGCAGCCCGGAAACCGTCGCTGATCTGTTGCAGGAGTGGGTCGAGGAGACCGATGTCGACGGTTTTAACCTGGCCTACGCACTGACCCATGAAACCTTCATCGACGCCGTGGAATTGCTGGTGCCGGAGTTGCAGAACCGCGGGGTATACAAGACCGAATATGCGCCGGGGACGTTGCGCGAGAAGTTGTTCGGCGAGGGGCCGCGACTGCCTGACATCCATCCGGGCAGCGGTTATCGAGACCTGGCGGCATTGCGTCAACAGGAGAGGAAAGTGGTCACTGCCTAG
- a CDS encoding XRE family transcriptional regulator, with amino-acid sequence MHKDSSPRASVLQHVSRNIRRLRHAADMSQTALAEKSGVSRRMLVAIEAGEKNVSLTTLDRVAEALDVAFSDLIQAPDVRDHSRINELAWAGTIPGSKAVLLAKANATREVELWEWRLEPGEHYPSEPDADGWSEQFYVFEGCLTLMVGDVPHKIAAGEFFMFASNQPHSYRNDGSVAVRFVRNVVI; translated from the coding sequence GTGCACAAAGATTCCTCGCCTCGGGCTTCAGTGCTGCAGCACGTCAGCCGGAACATTCGTCGCCTGCGTCATGCCGCCGATATGAGCCAGACCGCGTTGGCGGAAAAGTCCGGTGTCAGTCGGCGGATGCTGGTGGCCATCGAGGCCGGCGAAAAAAACGTCAGCCTGACCACCCTCGACCGCGTGGCCGAAGCGCTGGACGTGGCGTTCAGCGACCTGATCCAGGCCCCTGACGTGCGCGATCATAGCCGCATCAATGAGCTGGCCTGGGCCGGCACCATTCCCGGCAGCAAGGCAGTGTTGCTGGCCAAGGCCAACGCCACCCGTGAAGTCGAACTCTGGGAGTGGCGCCTCGAACCGGGCGAGCATTATCCGTCGGAACCGGACGCCGATGGCTGGAGCGAACAGTTCTACGTGTTCGAAGGCTGCCTGACCCTGATGGTTGGTGACGTGCCACACAAGATCGCCGCGGGTGAGTTCTTCATGTTCGCCAGCAACCAGCCGCATTCCTATCGCAACGATGGGTCGGTGGCGGTGAGGTTTGTGCGCAACGTAGTGATCTGA
- a CDS encoding FAD/NAD(P)-binding protein, producing the protein MSEIRSGQATDAIRHADILIIGGGLSGAMLAAQLLRLPGKRQVVVIEPRAELGRGEAYSAVELGHTLNGNAARMSVDPDNADDLTQWLTDYIAAGGWPESDEQHVPISELFPPRGIFGLYVQQRLAEAQGAGALNGSTVEHVRAEVVDLQTDVQSVHLTLSDGQRLQGAFAVLATGMFPAARTPQTESSGLNAAALDPWDVAAMQQLDPQSTVLIIGSGLTMVDAVVSLEQAGHRGPIEVFSRHGLLPHVRRQPPAWVDFLAEDHSIRTPRQLVRELRRHCRDAIAQGIDWQAPLDTVRAHIGRLWNQATDVQRRQFVRHVRPWWESHHHRSPPLSAELVERLHGEGRLRIQAASFKGLEPSSGGDVSIRIRRRGEAETVVVSGAALINSSGIEYDWRRVARPLPQQLLARGLIRPGHLALGIAAQVDGAVLDAQGQAASRLFAMGPPLRGMWWESTAVTDVASQAKALAARLARP; encoded by the coding sequence ATGAGTGAAATCCGAAGCGGACAGGCGACCGACGCCATCCGTCACGCAGACATCCTGATCATCGGCGGTGGCCTCAGCGGCGCGATGCTGGCGGCGCAATTGTTGCGTCTGCCGGGCAAGCGCCAGGTGGTGGTGATTGAACCGCGCGCCGAACTGGGGCGCGGCGAGGCCTACAGCGCCGTGGAGCTGGGGCACACGCTCAACGGCAACGCGGCGCGCATGAGCGTCGACCCGGACAACGCCGACGACCTGACCCAATGGCTGACTGACTACATCGCCGCCGGTGGCTGGCCGGAGTCGGATGAACAACATGTGCCGATCAGTGAACTTTTCCCGCCACGAGGGATTTTCGGCCTGTATGTGCAGCAGCGTCTGGCCGAGGCGCAGGGGGCGGGCGCGTTGAATGGCTCGACGGTCGAGCATGTGCGGGCCGAGGTGGTTGACCTGCAAACCGATGTGCAGTCGGTGCACTTGACCTTGAGCGACGGCCAGCGTCTTCAAGGGGCTTTTGCCGTGCTCGCAACGGGGATGTTCCCCGCCGCGCGCACACCGCAAACCGAATCCAGCGGCTTGAACGCGGCAGCGCTCGACCCGTGGGATGTGGCAGCCATGCAGCAGCTTGATCCGCAGTCGACGGTGCTGATCATCGGTTCGGGCCTGACCATGGTCGATGCCGTGGTGTCGCTGGAACAGGCCGGACATCGCGGGCCGATCGAAGTGTTTTCCCGTCACGGCTTGCTGCCCCATGTGCGGCGCCAGCCGCCGGCCTGGGTGGATTTCCTGGCCGAGGATCACAGCATCCGCACGCCACGACAGCTGGTGCGGGAGTTGCGCCGGCATTGTCGCGATGCCATTGCCCAAGGGATTGACTGGCAGGCACCGTTGGACACGGTGCGGGCGCATATCGGCCGTTTGTGGAATCAGGCCACCGATGTGCAACGCCGGCAGTTCGTCAGGCATGTACGGCCGTGGTGGGAAAGTCATCACCACCGCTCGCCACCGTTGAGCGCCGAACTGGTGGAGCGCCTGCACGGAGAAGGGCGGTTGCGCATTCAGGCGGCGTCATTCAAGGGCCTGGAACCTTCTTCAGGTGGTGACGTGAGTATTCGTATCCGTCGGCGGGGTGAGGCTGAAACAGTAGTCGTCAGTGGCGCGGCGTTGATCAACTCCAGCGGCATCGAATATGACTGGCGACGGGTGGCTCGGCCGTTGCCACAGCAACTGCTGGCACGCGGATTGATCCGCCCGGGCCACTTGGCGCTGGGGATTGCGGCGCAGGTCGACGGTGCGGTATTGGATGCCCAAGGTCAGGCGGCTAGCCGGTTGTTTGCGATGGGCCCACCGTTGCGCGGGATGTGGTGGGAAAGTACCGCCGTCACCGACGTCGCCAGCCAGGCCAAGGCGCTGGCCGCACGACTGGCAAGACCTTAA
- a CDS encoding response regulator, which translates to MDHVNHILIVDDDREIRELVGNYLKKNGLRTTVVADGRQMRSFLDANQVDLIVLDIMLPGDDGLVLCRELRSGKHKATPILMLTARNDETDRILGLEMGADDYLTKPFAARELLARINAVLRRTRMLPPNLLITESGRMLGFGRWRLDTTARHLLDEDDTLVALSGAEYRLLRVFLDHPQRVLSRDQLLNLTQGRDADLFDRSIDLLVSRLRQRLKDDSRESTYIKTVRSEGYVFSYPVEMLDAQS; encoded by the coding sequence ATGGACCACGTCAACCACATCCTGATCGTCGATGACGACCGCGAGATTCGCGAACTGGTGGGCAATTACCTGAAGAAAAACGGACTGCGGACAACCGTGGTCGCCGACGGCCGGCAAATGCGCAGCTTCCTCGACGCCAACCAGGTCGACCTGATCGTGCTCGACATCATGCTCCCCGGCGACGACGGCCTGGTCCTCTGCCGCGAATTGCGCTCGGGCAAGCACAAAGCCACGCCAATCCTGATGCTCACTGCGCGTAACGACGAAACCGACCGCATCCTCGGCCTGGAAATGGGCGCCGACGACTACCTGACCAAACCCTTCGCCGCCCGTGAACTGCTGGCCCGGATCAACGCCGTGCTGCGCCGTACGCGGATGTTGCCACCGAACCTACTGATCACCGAAAGCGGCCGCATGCTCGGCTTCGGTCGCTGGCGCCTGGACACCACCGCCCGTCACCTGCTCGACGAAGACGACACATTGGTGGCACTGAGTGGCGCTGAATACCGGCTGCTGCGGGTATTCCTCGATCACCCGCAACGCGTATTGAGCCGCGATCAGTTGCTCAACCTGACCCAGGGCCGCGATGCCGATCTGTTCGACCGTTCCATCGACTTGCTGGTGAGCCGCCTGCGCCAACGGCTCAAGGACGACTCACGGGAATCGACCTACATCAAAACCGTGCGCAGTGAGGGTTACGTGTTCTCCTACCCGGTGGAAATGCTCGACGCACAAAGTTGA